A single region of the Hippopotamus amphibius kiboko isolate mHipAmp2 chromosome 6, mHipAmp2.hap2, whole genome shotgun sequence genome encodes:
- the GALNT15 gene encoding polypeptide N-acetylgalactosaminyltransferase 15 isoform X2 — MLVRRRCRHGARRLQILLLLLMLGCALLMLAGMRPPLRTLRQAAPAQRAEHSPQPGYRLDFGESQEWVLASEDEDQVYGPPEGLPPLISLREDQLLVAVASPRARRNQSQGRRGGSYRLIKRPSRRQDEEAPERDWAAEEEEDEETSEEEELTPLSLEEALSARIPLQRALPEVRHPLCLQQHPGDSLPTASVILCFHDEAWSTLLRAVHSILDTAPRVFLKEIILVDDLSQQGQLKSALSEYVARLEGVKLLRSNRRLGATRARMLGAARAAGDVLVFMDAHCECHPGWLEPLLARIADDRSRVVSPVLDVIDWKTFQYYPSKDVQRGVLDWKLDFHWEPLPERERKALPSPISPIRSPVVPGGVVAMDRHYFQNTGAYDPLMSLQGGENLELSLKTWLCGGSVEIIPCSRVGHIYRNQDAHSLLDQEATLRNKVRIAETWLGSFKETFYRHSPEAFSLSKAGKPDCTERQQLQRRLGCRTFHWFLANVYPELYPSERRPRFSGKLHNTGLGFCADCPAEGDLRGCAVMLAPCRDSQQQQHLEHTGRKEIHYGSPQHLCFDVRREQVILQNCTEEGPAIHQQHWDYQENGMIVHILSGKCMEAVVQENNKDLHLRECDGKASQLWRFDNVSTVDER; from the exons ATGCTCGTAAGGAGGCGATGCAGGCATGGAGCCCGCAGACTGCAGATCCTGCTGCTCCTCCTGATGCTCGGATGTGCGCTGCTGATGCTGGCCGGGATGCGCCCTCCCCTGCGCACCCTGCGCCAGGCTGCCCCGGCCCAGCGCGCTGAGCACAGCCCCCAGCCTGGGTACCGCCTGGACTTCGGGGAATCCCAGGAGTGGGTGCTGGCGTCCGAGGACGAGGACCAGGTGTATGGCCCTCCGGAGGGCCTGCCGCCCCTCATCTCACTGCGGGAGGATCAGCTCCTGGTGGCTGTGGCCTCGCCCAGGGCCAGAAGGAACCAGAGCCAGGGCAGGAGAGGTGGCAGCTACCGGCTCATCAAGCGGCCGAGCAGGAGGCAGGACGAGGAGGCCCCAGAGAGGGACTGGGcggccgaggaggaggaggacgaggagacATCTGAAGAAGAGGAGCTGACCCCGCTCAGCCTGGAGGAGGCGCTCAGTGCCCGCATTCCCCTGCAGAGGGCGCTGCCTGAGGTACGGCATCCGCT GTGTCTGCAGCAGCATCCCGGGGACAGCCTGCCCACAGCCAGCGTCATCCTCTGTTTCCACGATGAGGCCTGGTCCACCCTCCTGAGAGCCGTGCATAGCATCCTGGACACGGCGCCCAGGGTCTTCCTGAAGGAGATCATCCTGGTGGACGACCTCAGCCAGCAAG GACAACTCAAGTCGGCTCTCAGTGAGTACGTGGCCCGGCTGGAGGGGGTGAAGCTGCTCAGGAGCAACAGGAGGCTGGGCGCCACCAGGGCCCGGATGCTGGGGGCCGCCAGGGCCGCCGGGGACGTGCTGGTCTTCATGGACGCCCACTGCGAGTGCCACCCGGGCTGGCTGGAGCCCCTCCTGGCCAGAATAGCCGATGACAG GAGCAGGGTGGTGTCGCCTGTCCTCGACGTGATTGACTGGAAGACGTTCCAGTATTACCCCTCCAAGGACGTGCAGCGTGGGGTATTGGACTGGAAGCTGGATTTCCACTGGGAGCCTTTGCCGGAGCGAGAGAGGAAGGCCCTCCCATCCCCCATCAGCCCCATCAG GAGCCCCGTGGTGCCCGGCGGGGTCGTGGCCATGGACAGACATTACTTCCAAAACACTGGCGCATATGACCCTCTCATGTCACTGCAGGGTGGTGAAAACCTCGAACTGTCTCTCAAG ACCTGGCTCTGTGGGGGCTCCGTCGAAATCATTCCTTGCTCTCGGGTGGGGCACATCTACCGAAATCAGGATGCCCACTCCCTGCTTGACCAGGAAGCCACCCTGCGGAATAAGGTGCGCATTGCTGAGACCTGGCTGGGCTCGTTCAAAGAAACCTTCTACAGGCACAGCCCAGAGGCCTTCTCCTTGAGCAAG GCTGGGAAGCCGGACTGCACTGAACGCCAGcagctgcaaaggaggctgggctGTCGGACCTTCCACTGGTTTCTGGCCAACGTCTATCCTGAGCTGTACCCATCTGAACGCAGGCCCAGGTTCTCTGGAAAG CTCCACAACACCGGACTTGGTTTCTGTGCAGACTGCCCGGCAGAAGGGGACCTCCGGGGCTGTGCCGTGATGCTGGCCCCTTGCAGGGACAGCCAGCAGCAGCAG CACCTGGAGCACACGGGCAGGAAGGAGATCCACTATGGCAGCCCCCAGCACCTGTGCTTTGATGTCAGGCGAGAGCAGGTGATTCTGCAGAACTGCACTGAGGAGGGCCCTGCCATCCATCAGCAGCACTGGGACTACCAGGAG
- the GALNT15 gene encoding polypeptide N-acetylgalactosaminyltransferase 15 isoform X1 — MLVRRRCRHGARRLQILLLLLMLGCALLMLAGMRPPLRTLRQAAPAQRAEHSPQPGYRLDFGESQEWVLASEDEDQVYGPPEGLPPLISLREDQLLVAVASPRARRNQSQGRRGGSYRLIKRPSRRQDEEAPERDWAAEEEEDEETSEEEELTPLSLEEALSARIPLQRALPEVRHPLCLQQHPGDSLPTASVILCFHDEAWSTLLRAVHSILDTAPRVFLKEIILVDDLSQQGQLKSALSEYVARLEGVKLLRSNRRLGATRARMLGAARAAGDVLVFMDAHCECHPGWLEPLLARIADDRSRVVSPVLDVIDWKTFQYYPSKDVQRGVLDWKLDFHWEPLPERERKALPSPISPIRSPVVPGGVVAMDRHYFQNTGAYDPLMSLQGGENLELSLKTWLCGGSVEIIPCSRVGHIYRNQDAHSLLDQEATLRNKVRIAETWLGSFKETFYRHSPEAFSLSKAGKPDCTERQQLQRRLGCRTFHWFLANVYPELYPSERRPRFSGKLHNTGLGFCADCPAEGDLRGCAVMLAPCRDSQQQQHLEHTGRKEIHYGSPQHLCFDVRREQVILQNCTEEGPAIHQQHWDYQE; from the exons ATGCTCGTAAGGAGGCGATGCAGGCATGGAGCCCGCAGACTGCAGATCCTGCTGCTCCTCCTGATGCTCGGATGTGCGCTGCTGATGCTGGCCGGGATGCGCCCTCCCCTGCGCACCCTGCGCCAGGCTGCCCCGGCCCAGCGCGCTGAGCACAGCCCCCAGCCTGGGTACCGCCTGGACTTCGGGGAATCCCAGGAGTGGGTGCTGGCGTCCGAGGACGAGGACCAGGTGTATGGCCCTCCGGAGGGCCTGCCGCCCCTCATCTCACTGCGGGAGGATCAGCTCCTGGTGGCTGTGGCCTCGCCCAGGGCCAGAAGGAACCAGAGCCAGGGCAGGAGAGGTGGCAGCTACCGGCTCATCAAGCGGCCGAGCAGGAGGCAGGACGAGGAGGCCCCAGAGAGGGACTGGGcggccgaggaggaggaggacgaggagacATCTGAAGAAGAGGAGCTGACCCCGCTCAGCCTGGAGGAGGCGCTCAGTGCCCGCATTCCCCTGCAGAGGGCGCTGCCTGAGGTACGGCATCCGCT GTGTCTGCAGCAGCATCCCGGGGACAGCCTGCCCACAGCCAGCGTCATCCTCTGTTTCCACGATGAGGCCTGGTCCACCCTCCTGAGAGCCGTGCATAGCATCCTGGACACGGCGCCCAGGGTCTTCCTGAAGGAGATCATCCTGGTGGACGACCTCAGCCAGCAAG GACAACTCAAGTCGGCTCTCAGTGAGTACGTGGCCCGGCTGGAGGGGGTGAAGCTGCTCAGGAGCAACAGGAGGCTGGGCGCCACCAGGGCCCGGATGCTGGGGGCCGCCAGGGCCGCCGGGGACGTGCTGGTCTTCATGGACGCCCACTGCGAGTGCCACCCGGGCTGGCTGGAGCCCCTCCTGGCCAGAATAGCCGATGACAG GAGCAGGGTGGTGTCGCCTGTCCTCGACGTGATTGACTGGAAGACGTTCCAGTATTACCCCTCCAAGGACGTGCAGCGTGGGGTATTGGACTGGAAGCTGGATTTCCACTGGGAGCCTTTGCCGGAGCGAGAGAGGAAGGCCCTCCCATCCCCCATCAGCCCCATCAG GAGCCCCGTGGTGCCCGGCGGGGTCGTGGCCATGGACAGACATTACTTCCAAAACACTGGCGCATATGACCCTCTCATGTCACTGCAGGGTGGTGAAAACCTCGAACTGTCTCTCAAG ACCTGGCTCTGTGGGGGCTCCGTCGAAATCATTCCTTGCTCTCGGGTGGGGCACATCTACCGAAATCAGGATGCCCACTCCCTGCTTGACCAGGAAGCCACCCTGCGGAATAAGGTGCGCATTGCTGAGACCTGGCTGGGCTCGTTCAAAGAAACCTTCTACAGGCACAGCCCAGAGGCCTTCTCCTTGAGCAAG GCTGGGAAGCCGGACTGCACTGAACGCCAGcagctgcaaaggaggctgggctGTCGGACCTTCCACTGGTTTCTGGCCAACGTCTATCCTGAGCTGTACCCATCTGAACGCAGGCCCAGGTTCTCTGGAAAG CTCCACAACACCGGACTTGGTTTCTGTGCAGACTGCCCGGCAGAAGGGGACCTCCGGGGCTGTGCCGTGATGCTGGCCCCTTGCAGGGACAGCCAGCAGCAGCAG CACCTGGAGCACACGGGCAGGAAGGAGATCCACTATGGCAGCCCCCAGCACCTGTGCTTTGATGTCAGGCGAGAGCAGGTGATTCTGCAGAACTGCACTGAGGAGGGCCCTGCCATCCATCAGCAGCACTGGGACTACCAGGAG